Proteins found in one Choloepus didactylus isolate mChoDid1 chromosome 25, mChoDid1.pri, whole genome shotgun sequence genomic segment:
- the IER2 gene encoding immediate early response gene 2 protein, whose translation MEVQKEAQRIMTLSVWKMYHSRMQRGGLRLHRSLQLSLVMRSARELYLSAKVEAHEPEVPMPPARSPDPRLHPPREPEAVVQAEPAVGELPSPEPMDTQEAPGAQQTRVCCDPLSAKASRKRRSSILSDGLVPSKKARLEDEKEEEAAPSEVADRLQPPPAQAEGAFPNLARVLQRRFSGLLNCGPAAPPTAPAACEAKPACRPADSMLNVLVRAVVAF comes from the coding sequence ATGGAAGTGCAAAAGGAGGCGCAACGTATCATGACCCTGTCGGTGTGGAAGATGTACCACTCGCGCATGCAGCGCGGCGGCCTGCGGCTGCACCGGAGCCTGCAGCTGTCGCTGGTCATGCGCAGCGCCAGGGAACTCTACCTCTCGGCCAAGGTGGAGGCCCACGAGCCCGAGGTGCCCATGCCGCCCGCCCGCTCCCCTGACCCTCGCCTGCACCCGCCGCGGGAACCGGAAGCCGTGGTCCAGGCAGAGCCCGCCGTCGGTGAGCTGCCCTCCCCGGAGCCCATGGACACTCAGGAGGCGCCCGGAGCCCAGCAGACCCGCGTCTGCTGCGACCCGCTCTCCGCCAAAGCCAGCCGCAAGCGGCGGAGCAGCATCCTGAGCGACGGGCTGGTCCCGAGCAAGAAAGCCCGTCTGGAAGACGAGAAGGAGGAGGAAGCGGCGCCGTCGGAGGTCGCGGATCGCCTGCAACCCCCTCCGGCGCAAGCCGAGGGCGCCTTTCCCAACCTGGCGCGCGTCCTACAGAGGCGCTTTTCCGGCCTCCTGAACTGCGGCCCCGCCGCGCCCCCGACGGCGCCCGCGGCGTGCGAGGCCAAGCCGGCCTGTCGCCCGGCGGACAGCATGCTGAACGTGCTCGTGCGGGCCGTGGTGGCCTTCTGA